The Candidatus Thorarchaeota archaeon genome window below encodes:
- a CDS encoding DMT family transporter, whose protein sequence is MHHLRARALLVIASAIWGSTFVVGRVVLPFVSPVLMAFTANSLGAVVLLAALLSQERLSGVSSGFRNRKTLALGTVNGLAYAVQYIALAITTASKTGLLVNLGTAFVPVFAVLLLRDRLESRKVIGLMVGVIGAAAVSMGAGTDTVQSGQLLGDLLALAAGLLWALWIVIAQDTMHELGKPLRVAAPNAIYTALVLLLTLVLFPADWAQLGLIEFQVAAVYLGVFSIGLATAMYYSGLRDMGGVTSATYLMLQSLVAFMLGVCLLAEPFTSVMLVGAFLVILSVWIVR, encoded by the coding sequence ATGCACCATCTTCGTGCAAGGGCGCTGCTTGTGATTGCATCCGCAATCTGGGGTTCCACTTTTGTAGTTGGTCGCGTGGTGCTACCATTTGTGAGTCCCGTGCTCATGGCCTTCACCGCGAACTCGTTAGGAGCTGTCGTGCTCCTCGCTGCGCTGTTGAGCCAAGAGCGACTGAGTGGCGTGTCGAGTGGATTCAGAAATCGTAAGACCCTTGCCTTGGGTACAGTAAACGGGCTGGCATACGCAGTCCAGTACATCGCCCTCGCAATAACCACCGCAAGCAAGACCGGGCTTCTTGTCAATCTTGGTACAGCATTCGTGCCCGTGTTCGCAGTACTTCTTCTGAGAGACAGGTTGGAGTCACGCAAGGTGATTGGCCTGATGGTCGGGGTCATAGGCGCGGCTGCAGTGTCAATGGGCGCTGGCACTGATACAGTGCAGAGCGGGCAGCTGCTTGGGGATCTCCTTGCTCTGGCGGCTGGACTGCTATGGGCACTGTGGATTGTGATCGCTCAGGACACCATGCACGAGCTTGGGAAACCCCTTAGAGTCGCGGCCCCAAATGCAATCTACACTGCTCTGGTACTTCTTCTGACGCTGGTGTTGTTTCCTGCGGACTGGGCACAGCTGGGACTGATTGAGTTTCAGGTCGCAGCAGTCTATCTGGGCGTGTTCTCGATTGGCCTCGCGACTGCGATGTACTACTCCGGGCTCAGAGACATGGGTGGTGTCACGTCTGCGACATACCTGATGCTCCAGTCATTAGTGGCATTTATGCTCGGTGTGTGTCTCCTGGCAGAGCCATTCACCTCGGTGATGCTTGTGGGTGCCTTCCTCGTGATTCTCTCCGTCTGGATTGTCCGGTGA
- a CDS encoding ribbon-helix-helix protein, CopG family produces the protein MSRSGDKSSSEEPTDKRHKRGRKAMSGSSQDKKKIISVTMSQSVVSQIDRLVEDRAARSRAQLIEDAVRYFIDFTVHKWNDRGIYVNNCRVVMESDTQSSLFFSTMTPASQYEMGRTAGSQSPIADVIRLVHGKNPADPSSRQLVMRLLQAHGWGAMNMSEDGLVVVGSPFYPAQFVRGYLEALMKVQLELVETHAKDNIALRVVR, from the coding sequence ATGTCCCGCAGCGGAGATAAGAGCTCCTCAGAGGAACCAACAGACAAAAGACACAAGCGAGGCCGCAAGGCTATGAGTGGCTCCTCACAGGACAAGAAGAAGATAATCAGCGTCACTATGAGTCAGTCGGTAGTGAGCCAGATTGACAGGCTCGTCGAGGACAGAGCAGCACGATCACGTGCGCAGCTGATAGAGGACGCTGTCCGATATTTCATTGACTTCACAGTACACAAATGGAATGACAGAGGAATCTATGTCAACAACTGCAGGGTTGTCATGGAGTCAGACACGCAGTCCTCGCTGTTCTTCTCTACCATGACGCCAGCCAGTCAATACGAGATGGGAAGGACTGCAGGAAGCCAGTCGCCCATTGCGGATGTGATAAGGCTCGTCCATGGGAAGAATCCGGCGGACCCTTCGAGTAGACAACTTGTGATGCGTCTACTTCAGGCTCACGGCTGGGGTGCAATGAACATGAGCGAGGATGGCCTTGTAGTCGTAGGCAGCCCATTCTACCCTGCCCAGTTCGTCAGAGGCTACCTTGAGGCACTGATGAAGGTTCAGCTCGAGCTGGTCGAGACTCACGCCAAGGACAACATCGCGCTGCGCGTTGTGAGATAG
- a CDS encoding desulfoferrodoxin FeS4 iron-binding domain-containing protein: MAKEGGIYVCDVCGQIVEVKKSGPGTLVCCNRPMRLYEE; this comes from the coding sequence ATGGCGAAAGAAGGCGGCATATACGTCTGTGATGTCTGTGGACAGATTGTTGAAGTGAAGAAGTCAGGACCTGGAACACTGGTCTGCTGTAACAGACCGATGCGCCTCTACGAGGAGTGA